Proteins from a genomic interval of Clostridium cochlearium:
- the cbiQ gene encoding cobalt ECF transporter T component CbiQ — translation MLKLIMALSKRNKLTYTHPIEKVIISIMPIIMIGFTKNPIIIIGNIIFFVIMHKMAENNMKIVLKFTSHIAVFAAFSSLTFVFDYGIKYVGIILLKSLSAGLCLSFLSLTTPIDQILYLISKNQHLKDMCDIAKSMERFLVLINEEYNIMYLSMKSRGGFGTFSSKIKDTGKLAALLFVNTMERWKSIKECINSRCYIGYMPYFGQDFILSKKNLILACSYNLFLIISILLFNNGL, via the coding sequence ATGCTAAAATTAATAATGGCGCTGTCCAAAAGGAATAAATTAACCTACACACATCCAATTGAAAAAGTGATTATATCAATTATGCCAATAATAATGATTGGGTTTACAAAAAATCCAATTATTATTATTGGCAATATAATCTTTTTTGTAATAATGCATAAAATGGCAGAAAATAACATGAAAATAGTATTGAAATTTACATCACATATAGCAGTTTTTGCCGCATTTTCATCTCTTACATTTGTATTTGATTATGGCATTAAATATGTGGGTATAATACTTCTTAAAAGTTTATCTGCGGGATTATGCTTGTCTTTTTTATCATTAACCACACCTATAGATCAAATATTATATCTAATTTCTAAAAATCAACACTTAAAGGACATGTGTGATATTGCAAAATCCATGGAAAGATTTTTGGTCCTTATAAATGAAGAATATAATATAATGTACCTATCTATGAAATCAAGAGGCGGATTTGGAACTTTTTCATCTAAAATAAAGGATACTGGAAAATTAGCAGCACTTTTATTTGTAAATACAATGGAAAGGTGGAAAAGTATAAAGGAATGTATAAATAGCAGATGTTATATAGGATATATGCCTTATTTTGGGCAAGACTTTATTTTATCTAAGAAAAATTTAATTTTAGCATGTTCATATAATCTATTTTTGATAATTTCCATTTTATTATTTAACAATGGGTTATAA
- a CDS encoding energy-coupling factor ABC transporter substrate-binding protein yields MKKRTISLLLVCILLVVGSYLVGSSKNGEFGGADDQIEDTIAEVNEEYEPWFESVWEPPSGEIESLLFALQAAIGAGFIGYYVGKKQNAKINNGAVQKE; encoded by the coding sequence ATGAAGAAAAGAACAATAAGTCTTTTATTAGTCTGTATACTTTTGGTAGTTGGTTCCTATTTAGTAGGAAGCAGTAAGAATGGAGAATTTGGTGGGGCAGATGACCAAATAGAGGATACAATAGCAGAAGTAAATGAAGAATATGAACCATGGTTTGAAAGTGTTTGGGAACCTCCATCTGGAGAAATAGAAAGTTTATTATTTGCACTTCAAGCAGCTATAGGTGCTGGATTTATAGGATATTATGTAGGAAAGAAACAAAATGCTAAAATTAATAATGGCGCTGTCCAAAAGGAATAA
- a CDS encoding energy-coupling factor ABC transporter permease: MKKNLTFFMVIALLFTITPNVHAMHIAEGFLPPMWSGVYFVISAPFVIIGLKQIKERTKDNKDLKMLLGLVAAYAFILSAMKIPSVSGSCSHPTGTGLSAIIFGPFISAIVGLIVLLFQAILLAHGGITTLGANTLSMGIIGPIVSYLIYKGLKNKNQRVAVFLAAALGDLATYFITSVQLALAFPAQQGGIAASFTKFFSIFSITQVPLAIMEGILTVIIFEFVMKYASKEIEVLGGVRK; the protein is encoded by the coding sequence ATGAAAAAAAACTTAACTTTTTTCATGGTAATTGCATTACTTTTTACAATTACCCCTAATGTTCATGCTATGCATATAGCAGAAGGATTTTTACCACCTATGTGGAGTGGAGTATATTTTGTAATATCCGCACCATTTGTAATCATAGGTCTTAAACAAATAAAAGAAAGGACAAAGGATAATAAAGATTTAAAAATGCTTTTAGGATTAGTAGCAGCATATGCATTTATACTTTCTGCTATGAAAATTCCATCAGTAAGTGGAAGTTGCTCTCATCCAACAGGTACAGGTCTTTCAGCAATAATTTTTGGACCTTTTATATCTGCAATTGTAGGACTTATAGTATTACTTTTTCAAGCTATTTTATTGGCTCATGGTGGAATAACAACTTTAGGTGCTAATACATTATCAATGGGTATTATAGGACCGATAGTATCATATTTAATTTATAAGGGACTAAAAAATAAAAACCAAAGAGTAGCAGTGTTTTTAGCAGCAGCTTTAGGAGACCTAGCTACATATTTTATTACATCAGTACAACTTGCATTAGCATTTCCAGCTCAACAAGGTGGAATAGCAGCATCTTTTACAAAATTCTTCTCAATATTTTCTATAACACAAGTTCCTTTAGCTATAATGGAAGGAATTTTAACTGTTATAATATTTGAATTTGTAATGAAATACGCATCAAAAGAAATAGAAGTATTAGGTGGTGTTAGAAAATGA
- the hemL gene encoding glutamate-1-semialdehyde 2,1-aminomutase — MNNLEIFRESEKYMPGGVNSPVRAFSNVSINPPIIKKGLGSRIVDEEGKEYIDFVASWGPMILGHNDPEVVEAIQNTVKDAISFGAPTELELKLAKHMVETLDNIDMVRMVNSGTEATMSAIKLARGYTKRDKIIKFAGCYHGHFDGFLVEAGSGVLTERIPGSPGVPKGSIENTLIAQYNHIDTVEALFEKYPEEIAAVIIEPIAGNMGTIPAKPEFLQKLREVCTKQGALLIFDEVMTGFRVAYKGAQSRYGIKPDLTTYAKIMGGGLPSGAYGGRRDIMEKLSPIGPVYQAGTMSGNPVVMAAGYTTLKKLYDNPSYYEHMEKVGAELQKGIETVAKEKGLPVVVNRCGAMLTPFFTKREEVVDYEDAKSCDTKLYGRFFEHMINSGIYIAPSQFEATFIGVKHDVYEIERYLEAMRKF; from the coding sequence GTGAATAATTTAGAGATATTTAGGGAATCAGAAAAATATATGCCCGGTGGAGTTAATAGCCCTGTAAGAGCTTTTAGCAATGTATCTATAAATCCACCAATAATAAAAAAAGGATTAGGTTCCAGAATAGTTGATGAAGAAGGAAAAGAATACATAGACTTTGTTGCTTCTTGGGGACCTATGATATTAGGACACAATGATCCAGAAGTAGTAGAAGCTATACAAAATACTGTAAAAGATGCTATAAGCTTTGGTGCACCAACTGAGTTGGAACTTAAATTAGCAAAGCATATGGTAGAAACTTTAGATAATATAGATATGGTTAGAATGGTTAACTCTGGTACAGAAGCTACTATGAGTGCTATAAAATTGGCAAGAGGATATACAAAAAGAGATAAAATAATAAAATTTGCTGGATGCTATCATGGTCACTTTGATGGATTTTTAGTTGAGGCAGGATCTGGGGTATTAACAGAAAGAATACCAGGATCACCAGGAGTACCAAAAGGTAGTATAGAAAATACATTAATCGCTCAATACAATCACATAGATACAGTGGAAGCACTTTTTGAAAAGTATCCAGAAGAAATAGCAGCGGTAATAATAGAACCTATTGCTGGAAATATGGGAACAATTCCAGCTAAACCTGAATTTTTACAAAAACTTAGAGAGGTTTGCACAAAGCAGGGAGCACTTTTAATATTTGATGAAGTTATGACTGGATTTAGAGTAGCTTATAAAGGTGCTCAAAGCAGATATGGTATTAAACCAGATTTAACAACTTATGCAAAGATAATGGGAGGAGGACTTCCAAGTGGTGCCTATGGAGGAAGGAGAGACATTATGGAAAAACTTTCACCAATAGGACCTGTATATCAAGCAGGAACTATGTCAGGAAATCCAGTAGTTATGGCAGCGGGATACACTACTTTAAAGAAACTTTATGATAACCCTTCTTATTATGAACATATGGAAAAAGTAGGGGCAGAACTTCAAAAGGGTATAGAAACAGTTGCTAAAGAAAAGGGACTTCCTGTAGTTGTAAATAGATGCGGTGCTATGTTAACACCTTTCTTTACAAAAAGAGAAGAAGTAGTGGATTATGAAGATGCTAAGTCCTGTGATACAAAGCTTTACGGAAGATTTTTTGAACATATGATAAACAGCGGAATATATATAGCACCATCACAATTTGAAGCTACTTTTATAGGGGTTAAGCATGATGTATACGAAATTGAAAGATATTTAGAAGCTATGAGAAAATTTTAA
- the cobA gene encoding uroporphyrinogen-III C-methyltransferase translates to MGKVYLIGAGPGDEELITVKAIRMLQKCTAVMYDRLAGPGFLKYLNKDCEIYYCGKEPGCHYKTQDEINEMLAKLAKKGHIVGRVKGGDPFIFGRGGEEILRLLEDNIEFEVIPGITSAIAVPNYAGIPVTHRAISQGFHVFTGMTAEKLNIDWKAVANVGGTLIFLMGYRNLDIIRNRLMENGMRGNTPCVIIMRGTTAKQKKVVGTLKDISEKAEKKGVSSPCIILIGDVVQFNDKFNWYEKKKLFGKNICVTRSKGQAKELREKLSDLGAQVTEINAIKIKSREDELEKYLGRLKDYKFIVLTSVNAVNILFDYLMKKEYDIRNIKAKFAVIGPATEKALLKRGIKADIIAKEFVAEDLVNELKPYLNDNDKIFVPHSKQARQYLVEALKERGCNVEEVYSYEVVKGDVPNLEIFEDVDIVLYTSPSIVRNMISIVGLEKLKEKTSIAIGPITAKELDKNAIDYIVCDEYTTDGMIEKLLTL, encoded by the coding sequence ATGGGTAAAGTATATCTAATAGGAGCAGGACCAGGAGATGAAGAACTTATAACAGTAAAGGCTATTAGAATGTTACAAAAGTGTACTGCTGTTATGTATGATAGATTAGCAGGACCAGGATTTTTAAAATATTTAAATAAAGATTGCGAAATTTACTACTGTGGTAAAGAACCAGGTTGTCATTATAAAACTCAAGATGAAATAAATGAAATGCTTGCAAAACTAGCTAAAAAAGGACACATAGTTGGAAGAGTAAAGGGAGGAGATCCCTTTATATTTGGTCGTGGAGGAGAAGAAATATTAAGACTTTTAGAAGACAATATAGAGTTTGAAGTAATACCAGGAATAACTTCAGCCATAGCTGTTCCAAACTATGCAGGAATTCCAGTAACTCATAGGGCTATATCTCAAGGTTTTCATGTATTTACAGGTATGACCGCAGAAAAATTGAATATAGATTGGAAAGCCGTTGCTAATGTAGGTGGCACATTAATATTTTTAATGGGATACAGAAATTTAGATATAATTCGCAATAGATTAATGGAAAATGGAATGAGAGGGAATACTCCTTGTGTAATTATAATGAGAGGAACCACTGCCAAACAAAAAAAAGTAGTGGGAACTTTAAAGGATATTTCAGAAAAAGCTGAAAAAAAAGGTGTAAGTTCTCCTTGTATAATACTAATTGGAGATGTAGTACAATTTAATGATAAATTTAATTGGTATGAAAAGAAAAAACTTTTTGGCAAAAATATATGTGTAACTCGTTCTAAAGGTCAAGCAAAAGAATTAAGAGAAAAATTATCAGATTTAGGTGCACAAGTTACAGAAATAAATGCTATTAAAATAAAAAGTAGAGAAGATGAATTAGAAAAGTATTTAGGTAGATTAAAAGATTATAAATTTATAGTTTTAACTAGTGTAAATGCAGTAAATATACTTTTCGATTATTTAATGAAAAAAGAATATGATATAAGAAATATAAAAGCAAAATTTGCAGTAATAGGACCTGCTACAGAAAAAGCATTATTAAAAAGAGGTATAAAAGCGGACATAATTGCTAAAGAATTTGTAGCAGAGGATTTAGTTAATGAATTAAAACCTTATTTAAACGACAATGATAAAATATTTGTACCTCACTCCAAACAAGCTAGACAGTATTTAGTAGAAGCTTTAAAAGAAAGAGGATGTAATGTAGAAGAAGTTTATAGTTATGAAGTGGTTAAAGGAGATGTTCCTAATTTAGAAATATTTGAGGATGTGGATATAGTTTTATATACTAGTCCAAGTATAGTTAGAAACATGATAAGTATAGTAGGTTTAGAAAAACTTAAAGAAAAAACTTCAATAGCTATAGGACCTATAACAGCTAAGGAATTAGATAAAAATGCCATAGATTATATTGTATGTGATGAATATACTACAGATGGAATGATAGAAAAACTTTTAACTTTATAA
- the hemC gene encoding hydroxymethylbilane synthase: MKLIVATRRSILAQTQTDLVIREIEKNNEVKCEKLLIQTLGDKILDKTLDKIGGKGLFIKEIEKALLDGKAHMAVHSMKDVPYEVPSMFYIGAIPKREDVRDAFISRDGTKFMDLPSGAKIGTSSRRRASQLKLLRPDIEVVPIRGNVQTRLRKIEEMNLAGTILAVSGLKRLNMEDVITDYFSPEEMVPAIGQGALGIEIKKYDDVIDYIKDIDYEETRICVEGERSFMEALNGDCHSTIGAHAIVENDLMHITGIFEVNGKIVKKDIEGNKEDYKQLGKMLADKIIKA, from the coding sequence TTGAAGTTAATAGTAGCCACAAGAAGGAGTATTTTAGCACAAACTCAAACGGATTTAGTAATAAGGGAAATAGAAAAAAATAATGAAGTAAAATGTGAAAAACTTTTAATTCAAACTTTAGGAGATAAAATATTAGATAAAACATTAGATAAAATAGGAGGTAAGGGTCTATTTATAAAGGAAATAGAAAAAGCTTTATTAGATGGAAAAGCTCATATGGCAGTACATAGTATGAAAGATGTTCCCTACGAAGTGCCTTCTATGTTTTATATAGGAGCTATTCCTAAAAGAGAAGATGTAAGAGATGCTTTTATATCTAGAGATGGTACAAAGTTTATGGATTTACCATCAGGAGCAAAAATAGGAACTAGCAGTAGAAGAAGAGCTAGTCAACTTAAACTTTTAAGACCAGATATAGAAGTTGTTCCTATAAGGGGTAATGTTCAAACAAGATTAAGAAAAATAGAGGAAATGAATTTAGCAGGAACCATTTTAGCTGTATCTGGATTGAAGAGATTAAACATGGAAGATGTTATTACAGATTATTTTAGTCCAGAGGAAATGGTACCAGCTATAGGGCAAGGAGCTTTAGGTATAGAAATAAAAAAATATGATGATGTCATTGATTATATAAAGGATATAGATTATGAAGAAACTAGAATATGTGTAGAGGGCGAGAGAAGCTTTATGGAAGCTTTAAATGGAGATTGTCACTCTACTATAGGAGCTCATGCCATAGTTGAAAATGATTTAATGCATATTACAGGTATATTTGAAGTTAATGGAAAAATTGTAAAGAAAGATATTGAAGGTAATAAAGAGGACTATAAACAATTAGGAAAAATGCTAGCGGATAAGATAATAAAGGCCTAA
- the hemA gene encoding glutamyl-tRNA reductase, which yields MIGVLGVKTEVKLDIREKLSIIPKRYENSLAKLKEKCDEVVVLSTCNRTEIYYRCKKGNKNIVSDIFKALNWDENYIKYTFHYKSYEAINHLMRVICGFDSLILGEDQILSQIKEAYEIALSSKSINRDLNKLFQIAITCGKEFRNKSKLYKIPVSSASIAVNEGRKHGAKKFMVLGYGAVGSLAVKYILSGEFDKLYIVVRNPSVVELKDEKIKVINFNERGKYYKDVDCIIGCTSAPHVVVDAFELPKTKSMVVYDLAVPRDVDEEVRYMKNVKLYDIDSISCINDENCSKREDIMNNNLFIIEKYEKEFEKWRKTSEISPHIVNLKKKGDEIYKKRLKTFRNKKNTKDLDKLAETMLKSTSNAYINKAIEVLKEEQLKGRGEECLKIIEKIFYSAQ from the coding sequence ATGATAGGAGTCTTAGGAGTAAAAACTGAAGTGAAATTAGACATAAGAGAAAAACTTTCAATAATTCCTAAAAGATATGAAAATTCTCTAGCGAAATTGAAAGAAAAATGCGATGAAGTTGTGGTTTTGAGTACTTGTAATAGGACAGAAATATATTATAGGTGTAAAAAAGGTAATAAAAATATAGTCTCGGACATATTTAAAGCTTTAAATTGGGATGAAAATTACATAAAATATACTTTTCATTATAAAAGTTATGAAGCTATAAACCATCTTATGAGAGTTATTTGTGGTTTTGATTCTTTAATATTAGGAGAGGATCAAATATTAAGTCAAATTAAAGAAGCTTATGAAATAGCTTTAAGTAGTAAGAGTATAAATAGAGATTTAAATAAATTATTTCAAATAGCTATAACCTGTGGTAAAGAATTTAGAAATAAATCTAAATTATATAAAATACCTGTATCTTCTGCATCAATAGCAGTGAATGAAGGAAGAAAGCATGGAGCAAAAAAATTTATGGTACTAGGCTATGGAGCAGTTGGAAGTTTAGCGGTTAAATACATATTGTCTGGTGAGTTTGATAAATTATATATAGTTGTTAGAAATCCTTCTGTTGTGGAGTTAAAGGATGAAAAAATAAAGGTGATAAATTTTAATGAAAGAGGAAAATATTACAAAGATGTGGACTGTATAATAGGTTGTACATCAGCTCCCCATGTAGTAGTAGATGCATTTGAACTTCCTAAAACAAAGAGTATGGTAGTATATGATTTAGCAGTGCCAAGAGATGTAGATGAGGAAGTTAGATATATGAAAAATGTAAAATTATATGATATAGATAGTATAAGTTGTATTAATGATGAAAATTGTAGTAAGAGAGAGGACATTATGAACAATAATTTATTTATAATAGAAAAATATGAAAAAGAATTTGAAAAATGGAGAAAGACTTCGGAGATATCTCCACATATAGTTAATTTGAAAAAAAAAGGTGATGAAATTTATAAAAAAAGATTAAAAACCTTTAGAAATAAAAAAAATACAAAAGACTTAGATAAATTAGCAGAGACTATGCTTAAAAGCACATCTAATGCATACATAAATAAAGCCATTGAAGTATTAAAAGAAGAGCAATTGAAGGGAAGGGGAGAGGAGTGCTTAAAAATAATAGAGAAGATATTTTACTCCGCCCAATAG
- the hemB gene encoding porphobilinogen synthase codes for MNFRRQRRLRKNEAIRSMVRETVLTTNDFIYPLFVTEGENIKNEISSLPGNYHYSIDRLNEAIEEVVKAKIKGIILFGIPNKKDEIGSEGFSDEGIIQKAIRKIKELSPKLYVITDVCMCEYTSHGHCGIIHGNDVDNDETLEYLGKIALSHAKAGADMIAPSDMMDGRIAFIRDVLDKNGYKDIPIMSYSAKYCSAFYGPFREAADSAPQFGDRKTYQMDPANIREAMIEVENDIEEGADIIMVKPALPYLDVIRWAKDKTNVPIAAYNVSGEYAMVKAAAKMGWIDEKRVAMEMLLSIKRAGADMIITYYALQASKWLGEDKCE; via the coding sequence ATGAACTTTAGAAGGCAAAGAAGGCTTAGAAAAAATGAAGCCATAAGAAGTATGGTAAGAGAAACTGTATTAACTACAAATGATTTTATATATCCTTTATTTGTAACAGAAGGAGAAAATATAAAAAATGAAATAAGTTCTCTACCAGGTAATTATCACTATTCCATAGATAGATTAAATGAAGCTATTGAAGAAGTTGTAAAAGCAAAAATAAAAGGAATAATATTATTTGGAATACCAAATAAAAAAGATGAAATAGGTAGTGAAGGATTTAGTGATGAGGGTATAATTCAAAAAGCTATAAGAAAAATAAAAGAATTATCTCCTAAACTTTATGTAATTACAGATGTGTGTATGTGTGAATATACAAGTCACGGACACTGTGGAATAATTCATGGAAATGATGTGGATAATGATGAAACTTTAGAATACCTAGGAAAAATTGCCCTATCCCATGCAAAGGCAGGAGCGGATATGATAGCACCTTCTGACATGATGGATGGAAGAATTGCATTTATAAGAGATGTATTAGACAAAAATGGGTATAAAGATATACCAATAATGAGCTATAGTGCAAAATATTGTTCAGCTTTTTATGGACCATTTAGAGAGGCTGCGGATTCAGCACCACAATTTGGAGATAGAAAAACTTATCAAATGGATCCTGCTAATATAAGGGAAGCTATGATAGAAGTTGAAAATGATATAGAAGAAGGAGCAGACATTATAATGGTTAAACCAGCTCTACCTTATTTAGATGTTATAAGATGGGCGAAGGATAAAACCAATGTACCAATAGCTGCTTATAATGTAAGCGGAGAATATGCCATGGTAAAAGCTGCAGCTAAAATGGGATGGATAGATGAAAAAAGAGTAGCTATGGAAATGCTTCTTTCTATAAAAAGAGCAGGAGCAGATATGATAATAACTTATTATGCTCTACAAGCATCAAAATGGTTAGGAGAGGATAAGTGTGAATAA
- a CDS encoding NAD(P)-dependent oxidoreductase, with translation MLKNNREDILLRPIEYSFISLLSNKTKVLIVGGGRAGFIKAKTLSKNGCNVKVVSKSFSKEFKEIKKLSNVELIEGEYKKDYIQENHLIIIAVEDESINEIIRKHCDEQCKLYLDCSHFERGLFVVPCQRSTKTTSFGINTKGGSPKTARYLADKIKENLIDKDSFIEYSYDLRNSISESKDRSIIMNFVASEDFYFFYSTGKHEIILEMFFGGNYFEVNSSHKKEYFSTNSNGFSNKGNRKK, from the coding sequence GTGCTTAAAAATAATAGAGAAGATATTTTACTCCGCCCAATAGAGTATTCTTTTATATCCTTATTATCTAATAAAACAAAAGTACTAATAGTAGGAGGAGGAAGAGCAGGCTTTATAAAGGCTAAGACTCTTAGTAAAAATGGATGCAATGTAAAAGTTGTAAGTAAAAGTTTTTCTAAAGAATTCAAAGAAATAAAAAAACTATCAAATGTGGAGTTAATAGAAGGTGAATATAAAAAAGATTATATACAAGAAAATCACTTAATAATAATTGCAGTAGAAGATGAAAGTATTAATGAAATTATAAGAAAGCATTGCGATGAACAATGCAAATTATATTTAGATTGTTCACATTTTGAAAGAGGACTTTTTGTAGTACCTTGCCAAAGGAGTACTAAGACAACAAGCTTTGGTATAAATACTAAAGGAGGAAGCCCTAAAACTGCTAGATATTTAGCAGATAAAATAAAAGAAAATCTAATAGATAAGGATTCTTTTATAGAATATAGTTATGACTTAAGAAATAGCATAAGTGAATCTAAAGATAGGTCTATAATAATGAATTTTGTAGCCTCAGAGGATTTTTATTTTTTTTATAGTACAGGTAAGCATGAAATTATATTAGAAATGTTTTTTGGAGGTAATTATTTTGAAGTTAATAGTAGCCACAAGAAGGAGTATTTTAGCACAAACTCAAACGGATTTAGTAATAAGGGAAATAGAAAAAAATAA
- a CDS encoding pyridoxal phosphate-dependent aminotransferase: MKHGGDIYTDGILKGKELIDFSSNINPLGVPKSFTDNIQEAIDNLNKYPDIKYRRLKGYVAGYVNNGEVLFGKFKKDPKFIKDGHGKLVDQKHIVLGNGAAEIIDLVISTLKKVMIITPSFGEYEENAKKHGCQIVYINSTENMDYDYKEIFNNLNKVDGIIVANPNNPDGRILKEEEFKTILDYCEQNNKLVIIDEAFIEFVGDINKSFVDKIRKYKCLFIIRALTKFYAMPGIRFGFGISQNEKIIEKIKSMQNPWNINAFAEVAAKYVLKDEEYIKKSLKWITKEREIFLEEIRKIEFIEKAYDTHGNFILCKLKGIDCELLYNLCLKEGVVIRKCDNYKGLDKSFIRVAIKDRCTNKILINKLNKLWRDFK, from the coding sequence ATGAAGCATGGAGGAGATATTTATACTGATGGGATATTAAAGGGAAAAGAACTTATAGATTTTAGTTCTAATATAAATCCTCTTGGTGTTCCTAAAAGTTTTACTGACAATATTCAAGAAGCTATAGATAATTTAAATAAATATCCAGATATAAAATATAGAAGATTAAAAGGTTATGTAGCAGGGTATGTAAATAATGGAGAAGTATTGTTTGGTAAATTTAAAAAAGATCCCAAATTTATAAAGGATGGGCATGGCAAGTTAGTAGACCAAAAGCATATAGTTTTGGGAAATGGAGCAGCGGAAATTATAGATTTAGTAATTTCTACTTTGAAAAAAGTAATGATAATAACCCCATCTTTTGGAGAATACGAAGAAAATGCTAAAAAGCATGGTTGCCAAATAGTTTATATAAATTCTACAGAAAATATGGATTATGACTACAAAGAAATATTTAATAATTTAAACAAAGTAGATGGAATTATTGTAGCTAATCCCAATAATCCAGATGGAAGGATTTTAAAAGAGGAAGAATTTAAAACTATATTAGATTATTGTGAACAAAATAATAAATTAGTTATAATTGATGAAGCCTTTATAGAGTTTGTGGGAGATATAAATAAGAGTTTTGTAGACAAAATAAGAAAATATAAATGCTTATTTATAATAAGAGCTTTAACAAAATTTTATGCTATGCCAGGAATACGATTTGGATTTGGAATTAGCCAAAATGAAAAAATTATAGAAAAGATTAAAAGTATGCAAAATCCTTGGAATATAAATGCTTTTGCAGAAGTGGCAGCAAAATATGTGTTAAAAGATGAAGAGTATATTAAGAAATCTTTAAAGTGGATAACAAAAGAAAGAGAAATCTTTTTAGAAGAAATAAGAAAAATAGAATTTATAGAAAAAGCTTATGATACCCATGGCAATTTTATACTTTGTAAATTAAAAGGTATAGATTGTGAATTATTATATAACCTTTGTTTAAAAGAGGGGGTTGTCATAAGAAAATGTGATAATTATAAAGGATTAGATAAGTCCTTTATAAGAGTTGCAATAAAAGATAGGTGTACTAATAAAATTTTAATAAATAAATTAAATAAATTATGGAGGGATTTTAAATGA